The Acidobacteriota bacterium DNA segment ATCAACGCGCCTTTACGGCGGCAAATAACACATTGCGATTTTCGGCAACGGCGCGGCAGCGGGTGACGGTCGGTGGATTTACCTCGCGCAACCTGCGGGTTTTCGATGTCACCAATGCCGATGCCGCACAGGAACTTGCGGTTGACATCAGCGGACAAAAAACCGGATTTGCTATCAATGTCGTTGCAGGAGGCAGCGGGCAACGCCAATTGCTGGCAATCAGTGATGAGCAAGCGCAAAAACCCTTTGCGATAAAAGCCAATCGCGCTTCAAATTTGCGAAGCGCAACCAACATCGCGGATTTCGTTATCATCACGCCGCGCGAATTTTATGAGGCAATGCTGCCGCTTAAAGCCTTACGCGAGACCCAAGGTTTCAAAGTCACTTTGGTTGACCTCGAAGATGTGTTCGATGAATTCAACAACGGTCACAAATCACCGCAAGCGATAAAGGATTTCTTGAACTTCGCGCAAACTCATTGGCAAATTGCGCCGCGTTTTGTGATGTTGGTTGGCGATGCCAGTTACGACCCGAAAAATTATCTCGGCACAATGAGCCTCGATCATGTGCCGACCAGATTGATTGAAACGGCAAACATGGAAACCGCCAGCGACGACTGGTTTGCCGATTTCAATAATGATGGTGTTACTGAAATGTTGGTCGGTCGCCTGCCAGCGCAAAACCTGGTTGCCTTAACCGCTGTGCTTACTAAATTGATTGCCTACGAACAGTCGCAAGTTTCGCAAGAGGCATTGCTGGTTAGTGATGCCAATGACGGGTTCAATTTTGAAGCGGCTTCCGGGGCGCTTCGTGAAGCGTTGCCTGAAAATCTCGAAATCAGCGAACTCAAACGCGGGCAGATGGATGCGGCGACGGCGCGAAAACAACTTCTTGAAGCGATGATGCGCGGGCAGAAGTTGATCAACTATGCGGGACATGGTTCGCTCGCCGTGTGGCGCGGCAATTTGTTGACCGCCACCGACGCGCTCAGTTTGACCAATCGTGACCGTCTGCCGTTGATGGTGACCATGACCTGTTTGAATGGTTATTTTCAAGACCCGATGGTTGAATCATTAGGCGAAGCGTTTTTGAAAGCGCCAAACGGCGGGGCGATTGCGGTGTGGGCATCATCGGGAATGAGTTTACCGGGCAATCAGGCGGCGATGAATCGCGAACTCTATCGCGCCCTATTTCAAGCAAACGGTAAACCGGTGACGCTTGGTGAAGCGATTCAAAAAGCCAAGCGGGTTTGCGAAGATTTGGATACCCGCAAAACCTGGATTTTATTTGGCGACCCGACGCTGCAACTCAGGTGAAGGATGAAGAGGTGAAAAGGTGAAGGGGTGAGTGGTTGTTGGTTTCTGCGGTTTGCGCCAGTTGGTCGTTATATATTTGCCAGATGAAAAAATCTGTCAGCGCGTAGTAACAACTAAACAACCACAAAACTGCGTAATGAAAATTCTATGTCACCTCTTCACCTCCATCACCTCATCACCTCATCACCTCTTCCGTCGCTCAGTTCGTTCGATAATTGGTGTATTGCATATCAATGCCGAAATCTTTGGCTTTCAAAGCGGCGATGACCTGTTGCAAGGTGTCGCGGTCTTTACCCGTGACCCGCACGAAATCGCCGTTGATGGCGGCTTGCACTTTGAGTTTCGAGTCTTTAATGAATTTGACGATTTCGCGGGCTTTTTCAATCGGAATGCCCTGTTGCAAGGTGACGACCTGACGGACGCTGTCGCGCGCCGCGGGTTCGATTTTTCCGTATGAGAGCGCTTTCAGCGAAACGTTGCGCCGCACCAGTTTTTGTTGCAAGACATCGTTTAAGGATTTCAAGGTAAACTCGCTCGCGGTTGCCAACGTGAGCGTATGATTTTTTTCATCGAGTTCGATATTGGAATTGGTGCCTTTGAAATCATACCGCTGCCCGATCTCTTTCATCGCCTGATTCAAAGCATTTTTGACCTCCGCCATATCAACTTTTGAAACCACATCGAAAGTATTTTGTTGTGCCATAATCTCATCCTAAAAATTTATTCAATAGTGAAACTGAGATAATAAAGCGTGTGACTATGGCGTGTACAGAAGACCATGAACCTTTGAATGTAGACTGCGCAAACGTGCAGGATGTTTGTATAATGAGTCCGCTACCGACATCAAAATAGGATGAACAGCAAATGCAAAATCTTGAGGAATTAACAGACAAACTCACCCAACTACCGGAAGACAAACAACGCGAAGTTGCCGATTATGTCGATTTCCTGATTTCCCGTTTGCCCAAATCTTTGAATGCCAATCGTATCCTTCGTGAAACTTCCGGCATCTGGAAAGATGAAATGAATGGTATTGCATACGAAAACGCGCTGCGCAGACAATGGAAGGAACGCAGTTGATGGATTGGTTAATTGATACCAATATTTTGATAGATCACTTTCGCGGTGTATCACAAGCCACACAATTTCTACGGCGTGAGCGAAAACAAGGAATCCTTTGGGTATCTGTCATTACGGTTGCAGAAATTTATGCCGGTCAAAAAATGAAACTTCCCAGAGAGGCAGCAAAAGTAAACCGCTTCCTCAATCTTTTTCGTATCGCCTACCTTGATGAACCGGTTGCCATTGAAGGTGGAAAAATCACGCGTGAGTATGCCGTTGCACTACCAGATGCTTTAATCGCTGCTACCGCGCTTAATAAAGATTTGACACTGGCAACCCGAAACCTCCGTCATTTTGAAAAAATTCCAACCCTTCAGGTTAAAGCGCCTTATTAAACCGAAGGCAGAGCATTCAAACCTCCGCCTTCGGTTTGTTGAGAAATTCACGGCTGCTATTGCGGAGTGGTTTTGGGTTTCACAATCACCGCAGGAATTTCCTGGTCGCGAACCACTTTGTTGAATGCCGGTAAATCGGTCTTCATAATCTCGGCGAGTTTCGCGAGTTCTTGGTTAATTTCGCCGACCAGATATTCATAAACTTTATAAGTCTGCTCGGTCGGCGCGGCATCGGCGCTGGCGACCACGCCTGTGAGCGCCGCGAGTTTGTTATTCAAACGAATCGGATAATTCAACGGGTCTTGACCGCTCTGATTCTTGGTTTGATAGAGTGCCTCTTCAACCGCTTTCATCTTATCGTTCAAACGTTTCGCGGCATCGGCAATGGCTTTCGCGCCCGTCTGCTCTTTGGTGCGCGCCACCACCTCGTCAACCTGTTTACGCACATCGCGAATCTGCAAAATCGCTTCGTGGGTTTCGGTCACTTTGTCGCGAATTCTGGTAAGCAGATCGAACTGTTTTTGATAATCTTCCTGCGTCGTCGTAAGGCGCGGGTCACGTTTGATTTCAAAATTCTGCGTCTGGGTTTTGCCATCAACCGTGAGTTTCACTTGATACATTCCCGGCACGGCTTTTGGTCCCGTCGTCGATCCTGCCCACATAATCAAACCGGGAAAGCGCGTCGCATCCGCATAACGCATATCCCATACGAAACGATTGAGTCCGGCTTCCGCTGCGGCTACGCGACTTGCTCCGCCGCCGCCAAAAAACGCGAAGAAATCATCACCGGCAGATTGTGGCGCGCCCTGCCCGGCTGCGCCTCTACTCGCAAACTTCTTAATTGATTTGCCCGCCGCATCGAGAATTTCAAGCTGCACATCACTGGGTTTATTCTTCAAATAGTAGTGAATGACCACCCCATTTGGCGGGTTTTCGCCGATGGTTGAATTGGGCGCGCTGAATCCGCCGCCACCTTGAAAGCGATACGCCTCTTCGGGTTTGAACAAATACGCATCCGCTTTCGCGGCATCCGCAAGTTGATGCAGCACGGTCATATCATCAAGCACATAAAACGAACGCCCCTGGGTTGCAACAATTAAATCTTTATCGCGCTTTTGCGCGACGATGTCGGTCACAGGCGTCACCGGCATGTTGAGTTGCAACGGTTGCCAGGCTTCGCCATCATCGAACGAAACATAGATGCCGGTTTCGGTTCCGGCATAGAGCAAGCCTTTTTTGTTGGGGTCTTCGCGAATCACCCGCGTGAATGCGTCAGCCGGAATGCCATTCACGATTTTCTTCCAGGTCTTGCCGTAATCGGTGGTCTTGTAGAGATAGGGTTTGAAATCATCCAGCTTGTACATGGTCGCCGCGACATAACAGGTGCCCGCATCGAAGGGCGAAGCGTCGAGCGAATTGATTTGAATCCATTCGGGCATGAGGTCTTTTGGCGGCGTCACGTTCGTCCAATTTTTGCCGCCGTCGCGTGTTACGTGAACCAAGCCATCATCGCTGCCCGCCCAGATTAAATCTTTCTGCACCGGCGATTCCATCATCGTAAATACGGTGCCGTAATATTCAACACTGGTGGTGTCTTTGGTGATGGGTCCTCCCGATTGCAACTGTTTCGATTTATCGTTGCGCGTCAGGTCTGGGCTGATTTCCTGCCAGCTTTGCCCTTCGCTGGTGGTTTTGTGAATGACATTGCTTGCCGCGTAAAGCACATTCGCATCGTGCGGCGAAAAGACAATCGGAAAATTCCATTGAAAGCGATATTTTAAATCTACTGCGCCATGTCCCATCGGGTTATCGGGCCAGGCATTGATGTTGCGCTCCTGTTTGGTGCGATGGTCATAGCGCGTCAGCAGTCCGCCATACGAACCTGCGAAAACGATATTCGAGTCTTTCGGATGCGGCGCAATCCAACCGCTTTCACCGCCGCCCACATCGTACCAGTCCGACGTGTCTATACCGAAACCGGGCGCGCGCGAAGCAATCTTCACTGTTGAATTATCCTGTTGCGCGCCGTAAATGTGATAAGGGAAATCCTGGTCAACGGTGACGCGATAAAACTGTGCGGTCGGTTGGTCTTCTTCCGTCCAATCTTTGCCGCCGTTGAAGGTCACTTCCGCGCCGCCATCATCGCCCATAATCATGCGTTTCGGGTCATCGGGCGCAATCCACAAATCATGGCAATCGCCATGTCGCACAGGGATGCTTGAATAAGTGCGCCCGCCATCAATCGATTTATAAAAACTGGTGTTGAGTACATAGACCGTGTCGGCGGATTGCGGGTCTGCGTAGATGCGCGTGTAATACCAGGCGCGTTGACGGAGATTGCGCGACTCGTTGACCTTCGTCCAGGTCTTGCCACCATTTTCCGAGCGAAAGACGCCGCCATCTTCGGCTTCAATGATAGCCCAGAGGCGTTCGGGATTGAGCGGCGACACGGTAACGCCGATGTTACCCATAATGCCTTTCGGAAGTCCGGGATTTTTCGAGATGTCCGTCCAGGTTTCGCCGCCGTCTGTGGATTTGTGCAGTCCGCTATCTGCGCCGCCGCTTTCCATCGTCCAGGGCTTGCGCTCGACCTGCCAGATGCCGGCGTAAATCGTATTCGGGTTGCTCGGGTCGAGAATCAAATCGGTGACGCCTGCGCGATTGCTTTTGAAGAGAATTTTTTTCCAGGTCGCGCCGCCATCCGTAGATTTAAACACGCCGCGTTCGTCATTAGGGGCGCTGGCGTGTCCCTGCGCCCCGACATAAACGATGTCGGGATTTTTCGGATGCACGCGCACGCGGCTGATTTGGCGGGTCTCGACGAGTCCGAGATGTTTCCAGGTTTTGCCTGCGTCCGTGGTTTTATAGACGCCGTCGCCGTAAGAGAAATTGCCGCGAATCGGACCTTCGCCCATGCCGACGTAAACAATGTTGGGGTCGGATTCGGAAACGCCGATTGCGCCAACCGATGCGGTTTTGAAAAAGCCGTCAGACATCGGCATCCAGTTATTGCCGCCATCTGTAGTTTTAAAAATGCCGCCACCGGTGCCGCCGAAATAAAAGGTGTTGGGTTGCGAACTGACACCCGCGACCGCTACCGAACGCCCGCCGCGATAGGGTCCAACGAGTCGCCACTTGAGTCCTTTCATCAAGCTGGCATCGTAACCTTTCTGTTGTGCTGAAGTTTGCGGAAGTGATACGAAAATGCTGACTGCCAGTAAAGCGGCGACGACACCGCGCCGCCAAATCGCATTCAATCTCATCATTCGAGGCTCCTTTATGATTTTTTAAGACCGTGTGGAAATTGGTTTATACCGCCAAGACGCCAAGAACGCAAAGCAGGTTACAGGTTCTTTCTGCTGAGTGATGGAAAGTCCAATTTATTTTTGCAGGATGACGATTGCTCCTTGCAAAGTTGCGGCTGTAGCATCCATCTGGTGTTAGGGTCTGTGTTACACTGTTAGTGATTTTCCAGGAGGCATAAGCAATGAATATAGCGGTTGAATTACCTGACGATGTAGCGCGTCAATTGGAAACCGAATGGCGCGATTTGCCTCGCCGTGTTCTTGAAGCCATAGCCGTTGAAGGCTATCGCAGCGGTGCGCTCAGCAGAGGGCAGGTGCAGCAAATTTTGCATCTTTCCTGGTGGGAAACTGAAAGCTTTCTTAAAGAACGTCAAGCTTATTTACCTTATTCAGAATCGGATTTAGACCAAGATCGGGCAACCCTTGAACGGGTAATCAAGAAATGATTGTTATTGCCGACACCAGCCCGATAAATTACCTCATTCTTATTGGCTATACCGACATCCTGAGAGATTTATTTTCACAAGTCATTCTGCCGCAAGCGGTATGGAAAGAGTTGAATTCAGCAGATGCGCCCGAAGTTGTCCGCAACTGGGTGAACCAGCGTCCTGAATGGTTAGTGATTGAAACTGTCGAACAAATTGATGAAGCACTGAACGAATTGGATGAAGGCGAAAAAGAAGCGATTGCCCTTGCCCAAGAGTTGGGTTGCGACCTGCTCATCATTGATGAAAAGCGCGGACGCGAAAAAGCAGTGTCCCGGGGCTTAAAGGTTGTCGGCACTTTAGGCGTATTAGACCAAGCTCGCAACTTGATTGATATTGAAGATGCGGTGAGGCGTTTACAACAAACCAGCTTTCGCGCCTCACCGAAACTCTGGAAACACCTACTCGACCCAGAAAATTAATATCCTCCAAAAATTTAACCCGACTGTTTATATTCAATGCTACAATCAAGTCAACCCTACCCACTTCACTTTATAGTCAATCAGGTGGTCATTTTCATCAAAGCGAAATGATATGAAGATTCCCCAATTCCCCAAGAGTCCTTTTCTAACATTTCTAATTGATGTGTGAATTAGTCTGAGATTTTTTTCATTTGGGTAATCAGAGTCACTATCACCGATGAATAATTTACTATGCTCAATGCTTCGTTGTTTAAGGAATTCATTGACTTGTGCGATTGATGATCCTAATGGCAGGTTTTTCTTAATGTCTTTTTTCAGGCTATTGACGGAGAGAATTTTATTTTTGATAAAATCCTGTTCTTCATTTTCATCTTTCTTGTAATCAAACCCTCCACCTTTGAGTTGTGCCGTAAACCCTTTCATATCACCTAAGCCCAGATTCATTTCCCAAACGGTGGACTCAAATTCTTTAGCTTCAATTTGAATTTTGTAAATACCAGGAGGCAAATCAACAATTTTGAAAGAACCGTTCGCATTGGTCTGTACAACGCAACTAGTTCCACGCTCAATGTGGGTTAAAGTGACCTTGGCTCCGACGATAACTCCGCCTGCACGATTTATAACTGTTCCCTCTAGCGTGGCAAACGTTTGCATTGGTTGGGAAGTCTGCGACTGTGGCAAAACCAGTCCAAGATTTGCCGCGAAAAATATCATTAAACAAATAAAGTGTTGAATCATGACTACAGCCTCCGCATTGAATTGAGCGGCATTCTTTTC contains these protein-coding regions:
- a CDS encoding glycosyl hydrolase, whose protein sequence is MMRLNAIWRRGVVAALLAVSIFVSLPQTSAQQKGYDASLMKGLKWRLVGPYRGGRSVAVAGVSSQPNTFYFGGTGGGIFKTTDGGNNWMPMSDGFFKTASVGAIGVSESDPNIVYVGMGEGPIRGNFSYGDGVYKTTDAGKTWKHLGLVETRQISRVRVHPKNPDIVYVGAQGHASAPNDERGVFKSTDGGATWKKILFKSNRAGVTDLILDPSNPNTIYAGIWQVERKPWTMESGGADSGLHKSTDGGETWTDISKNPGLPKGIMGNIGVTVSPLNPERLWAIIEAEDGGVFRSENGGKTWTKVNESRNLRQRAWYYTRIYADPQSADTVYVLNTSFYKSIDGGRTYSSIPVRHGDCHDLWIAPDDPKRMIMGDDGGAEVTFNGGKDWTEEDQPTAQFYRVTVDQDFPYHIYGAQQDNSTVKIASRAPGFGIDTSDWYDVGGGESGWIAPHPKDSNIVFAGSYGGLLTRYDHRTKQERNINAWPDNPMGHGAVDLKYRFQWNFPIVFSPHDANVLYAASNVIHKTTSEGQSWQEISPDLTRNDKSKQLQSGGPITKDTTSVEYYGTVFTMMESPVQKDLIWAGSDDGLVHVTRDGGKNWTNVTPPKDLMPEWIQINSLDASPFDAGTCYVAATMYKLDDFKPYLYKTTDYGKTWKKIVNGIPADAFTRVIREDPNKKGLLYAGTETGIYVSFDDGEAWQPLQLNMPVTPVTDIVAQKRDKDLIVATQGRSFYVLDDMTVLHQLADAAKADAYLFKPEEAYRFQGGGGFSAPNSTIGENPPNGVVIHYYLKNKPSDVQLEILDAAGKSIKKFASRGAAGQGAPQSAGDDFFAFFGGGGASRVAAAEAGLNRFVWDMRYADATRFPGLIMWAGSTTGPKAVPGMYQVKLTVDGKTQTQNFEIKRDPRLTTTQEDYQKQFDLLTRIRDKVTETHEAILQIRDVRKQVDEVVARTKEQTGAKAIADAAKRLNDKMKAVEEALYQTKNQSGQDPLNYPIRLNNKLAALTGVVASADAAPTEQTYKVYEYLVGEINQELAKLAEIMKTDLPAFNKVVRDQEIPAVIVKPKTTPQ
- a CDS encoding DUF2281 domain-containing protein, translating into MQNLEELTDKLTQLPEDKQREVADYVDFLISRLPKSLNANRILRETSGIWKDEMNGIAYENALRRQWKERS
- a CDS encoding DUF3368 domain-containing protein is translated as MIVIADTSPINYLILIGYTDILRDLFSQVILPQAVWKELNSADAPEVVRNWVNQRPEWLVIETVEQIDEALNELDEGEKEAIALAQELGCDLLIIDEKRGREKAVSRGLKVVGTLGVLDQARNLIDIEDAVRRLQQTSFRASPKLWKHLLDPEN
- a CDS encoding type II toxin-antitoxin system VapC family toxin, translated to MDWLIDTNILIDHFRGVSQATQFLRRERKQGILWVSVITVAEIYAGQKMKLPREAAKVNRFLNLFRIAYLDEPVAIEGGKITREYAVALPDALIAATALNKDLTLATRNLRHFEKIPTLQVKAPY
- a CDS encoding UPF0175 family protein, with the translated sequence MNIAVELPDDVARQLETEWRDLPRRVLEAIAVEGYRSGALSRGQVQQILHLSWWETESFLKERQAYLPYSESDLDQDRATLERVIKK
- a CDS encoding YajQ family cyclic di-GMP-binding protein; this translates as MAQQNTFDVVSKVDMAEVKNALNQAMKEIGQRYDFKGTNSNIELDEKNHTLTLATASEFTLKSLNDVLQQKLVRRNVSLKALSYGKIEPAARDSVRQVVTLQQGIPIEKAREIVKFIKDSKLKVQAAINGDFVRVTGKDRDTLQQVIAALKAKDFGIDMQYTNYRTN
- a CDS encoding carboxypeptidase-like regulatory domain-containing protein, yielding MIQHFICLMIFFAANLGLVLPQSQTSQPMQTFATLEGTVINRAGGVIVGAKVTLTHIERGTSCVVQTNANGSFKIVDLPPGIYKIQIEAKEFESTVWEMNLGLGDMKGFTAQLKGGGFDYKKDENEEQDFIKNKILSVNSLKKDIKKNLPLGSSIAQVNEFLKQRSIEHSKLFIGDSDSDYPNEKNLRLIHTSIRNVRKGLLGNWGIFISFRFDENDHLIDYKVKWVGLT